The DNA sequence AGTAGCTAGACACTTTCAAGCCCAAAATAAAGGGTTTCAGCGATACGGAAAGAATTTGTCCTGCACCCCCTTCTTGCGCATCAACACGGCGGGAAGAATCAACACCACAAGGAAAAGCATATGATCAATGCCTATCCAGATATGCAAAATGCCTTGCCAAATAAATTGCTTCGGCATTAGGAGGTCCTTGATCGGTTTACGTAGATCCAGCTGCTGCACATCCTCGATACGATTGAATATTAGTGCGACGGTTTCCTCCGGATAATGCGTATCAGTTAGCGGATTGTAATTCAAACAGATCATTCCCCGATGAAATTGGTCGTTTTCATACATCAACTCATGCTTGAAATCGATTATTTCTGGTACAAAACCAAATTCCGCACGAAAATGATACTCCACGAAGGCTGGAAAATCCTCCATAACGCTCTGTCCTGTGAATTGGATGTCAACTGGCGCTGCTCCTTCAGCACTCATTGAAAACCTATTCTTTATGTAATCATGGACTTGGGAAGCGCTATTGCTGACAAATCCATTGGATTCTTTTGTGGTACCAGGAGTCAGTTCGATTCCGAGTTTTTCGGCCAAATCAGATCGATGGAAAGTGAAATTCCCAGTCGCTACACCTTCCTTGGAGATTGAAAGAAAAATATAATTTTCACCCGTAGCGTGTGCGAAAACTTCAGTGGATGGTAGTAAGAGAATTCCTAAAGCGGTGATACATCGCTTAGAATAATTAGGAAAAGCATCCCCAATTCCCCTTAAATATTGTGCTAGTTGATTTTTTAAAAAACTCATTTCGGTGAAATCGATTTCGATAGATTACCATACTCAGGGATAAAGATCTATCAGGCGATTTTCCTACGCTTTCAGGCGTTTAACCCTAGTAAATCTCTAGGTGATTCCACTAAAGGTTCTCTGCCGTTGTTACGCCCAAATTTGATAGTGTTTTCTCTTAATTCAATTTGAGCCTAAGCTAAAATCAAACAGATCAGGTCATTGTCGGCTTTCCAAATAAATCATAGGAAATAACTACATATTTCCGTGTAGCTAAACCTTAAACTCCAATTTGTTAATTATGTCGAAGATTCTCTCTTTTTCGATTTAGAATAACAAATCTGCTTTCTGGAATTGCCATAATTTTTCAGTATGATCACGTTGAAAAATGGCATTCTAATTCTGCATCACCTTTATGACTATTTTTAGATTTTCAATTAAGAATTTCACACTGTTGAGCTCCTTATTCTGCCTGATCCACACCGTAAGCGCGCAAGGCATTAAGAGCAAACTTGAGACATCTATTGATTCGTATGCCTCCGAGTATGCCGATACTGCCCAGAAGATATGGGAACTGGCCGAGCTAGGCTACCTCGAAAACGAGAGCTCGGGGCTCTTGAAGAGTAAAGCCGAAGCGGCAGGGTTTAGAATCGAAAGCGGGGTGGCCGGAATTCCAACAGCATTTGTCGCAACGTATGGAAGTGGAATACCGGTGATAGGTATCATGGGGGAGTTTGATGCGTTGCCGGGCTTATCTCAGAATGCAACGACAGAACGAGATCCGCGCATTGAAGGAGCAGCTGGGCATGCTTGTGGACATCATTTGTTTGGTACGGCATCGTTGGCCGCGGCTATTGCGATCAAGGAACAAATTGAGTTGGGTAAACTGAAAGGGACTATCCGTCTTTATGGGACACCGGCTGAAGAAGGCGGATCCGGGAAAGTCTATATGGGGCGCGCAGGACTTTATGACGATGTAGATGTGATGCTGCATTGGCATCCGTCGGACCAAAACAATGCATCTCCTCAATCATCGAATGCCAATAAATCTGCTAAATTTCGGTTTTATGGAGTTGCGGCACATGCAGCATCCGCACCTGAAAAAGGAAAATCCGCTCTAGATGGCGTAGAGGCGATGAATTATATGGCTAATTTGATGCGTGAACATGTTCCAGAAACCACGCGCATCCATTACGTGATCACTTCAGGTGGAGAAGCCCCCAATGTTGTTCCGGAATTTGCCGAGGTTTTTTATTATATTCGTCATCCGGACTACAAAGTTGTCCGTGAACTTTTTGAACGCTTGGTTCTGACCGCTGAAGGAGCCGCCTTGGGTACGGGCACAACTATGAAATACGAAGTCATTCACGGAAACTACGATGTGCTCCCGAACCAAGCTTTAGCAAAACTCATGGATACAAATCTCCGAACCGTCGGAGGCGTCCATTACTCAAAAGAAGAAACAGTATTTGCAAAGGACCTGTACGAAACACTGGTTCAACCCAGTAGGACAATTGGATCCGAAAAAGAAATCGCCGAGTATAAACTAAGCTCTACTCGAGGATCCACGGATGTCGGAGATGTTAGCTGGCTAGTTCCGACAACCGGATTAGGCACGGCTACGTGGGTACCCGGAACCTCGGCACATACGTGGCAGGCGGTCTCTGCGGGAGGTACCAGTATCGGTCATAAAGGCATGATTAATGCCGCCAAGACACTTGCCATGACAGCCGCCGATCTTTTTCAAGACCCAAATCTCATTAAGAAAGCCCGAACAGAATGGAATGAAGCCCGAGGCAAAGACTTTGATTACTATCCACTCCTGGGTGACCGCGATCCACCACTCGATTACCGGAAATAACGTTAAAATCATCACGAATCTCACTATAAAATGTAGGAGCAAACTTGTTCGCGACCCGAATATTTATTGATTCACGAGTCGC is a window from the Verrucomicrobiota bacterium genome containing:
- a CDS encoding amidohydrolase, whose protein sequence is MTIFRFSIKNFTLLSSLFCLIHTVSAQGIKSKLETSIDSYASEYADTAQKIWELAELGYLENESSGLLKSKAEAAGFRIESGVAGIPTAFVATYGSGIPVIGIMGEFDALPGLSQNATTERDPRIEGAAGHACGHHLFGTASLAAAIAIKEQIELGKLKGTIRLYGTPAEEGGSGKVYMGRAGLYDDVDVMLHWHPSDQNNASPQSSNANKSAKFRFYGVAAHAASAPEKGKSALDGVEAMNYMANLMREHVPETTRIHYVITSGGEAPNVVPEFAEVFYYIRHPDYKVVRELFERLVLTAEGAALGTGTTMKYEVIHGNYDVLPNQALAKLMDTNLRTVGGVHYSKEETVFAKDLYETLVQPSRTIGSEKEIAEYKLSSTRGSTDVGDVSWLVPTTGLGTATWVPGTSAHTWQAVSAGGTSIGHKGMINAAKTLAMTAADLFQDPNLIKKARTEWNEARGKDFDYYPLLGDRDPPLDYRK